One Candidatus Binatia bacterium DNA window includes the following coding sequences:
- a CDS encoding PAS domain S-box protein, giving the protein MNGNAVDDRLSAARRHLATLRQRAGRGRNQAAVLEEALDGLAAALEALRTSEAQTRAILATAADAIITIDDRGRIESFNPAAAGMFGYSAEEAIGKNVSMLMPSPYREEHDGYIARYLGTGEARIIGVGRELTALRKDGSEIPVEVAVSPVRVGRRRSFTGVLRDISARKRAASRLTLQHAVTQVLAGSASLSVAAPMILRAVCETIGWQVGEFWRVDHSADLIRLDTVWHSPGLAAAAFVASTQQLAFPPGRGLPGEVWASGQALWTRDLAAAPIFVRQGGARELGLRGAYAFPIRTVQATLGVMVFFGRDALEPAADWSQTLDAIGRQTGDFIERKRAEAAMRRSEARFRSIIASNPDGIVVVDPDGIVRFVNPAGARLLGRAENELLGQPFGTPLVSGEATEVDIVRPDGRPGIAEMRVVATEWEGESVGFASLRDITDRRIAEQALRESEARFNAFMSNSPTPAWIKDAAGRYVYMNPALEGFFGVGAAECVGRTDFDILPASVAGALRGNDATVLREDRTIEVAESVPGADGEEHDFVMFKFPVTDEGGRRYVGGIGLDITARRRAEAEVRDLQKAAQQRERLADIGAIAAQIVHDLGNPLAGISMQAQLLVRRAERDPSQPLEGVRASLERILGEVRRLDVLIKEFMEFSREQRLDLQPVDLMRFLEEVRDLWRPVAAARDINLTLDADDRLPQITADEYKLRRVFDNLVKNAIEAIDRGPGRVGIRVVHLEPDTVQILVSDTGPGIPEAVQVFRLFETTKMHGSGIGLAVAKQIVLAHRGSISFGPQQPRGTVFRVELPVIGPMP; this is encoded by the coding sequence ATGAACGGCAACGCGGTTGACGACCGGCTCAGCGCCGCACGACGGCATCTGGCGACGCTGCGCCAGCGTGCGGGGCGGGGGCGCAATCAGGCTGCCGTACTCGAAGAAGCGCTCGACGGGCTTGCCGCGGCGCTCGAAGCCTTGCGCACCAGTGAGGCGCAAACCCGGGCCATACTCGCCACGGCCGCCGACGCCATCATTACGATCGACGATCGCGGTCGCATCGAGTCGTTCAACCCGGCGGCCGCGGGGATGTTCGGTTACAGTGCCGAGGAGGCGATCGGAAAGAACGTCAGTATGCTGATGCCGTCGCCGTACCGCGAGGAGCACGACGGATACATCGCCCGCTACCTTGGTACCGGCGAGGCTCGCATCATCGGTGTCGGGCGGGAACTGACTGCCCTGCGGAAAGATGGCAGCGAGATTCCCGTGGAGGTGGCCGTGAGCCCGGTGCGCGTGGGCCGCCGGCGCTCCTTTACCGGGGTCCTGCGCGACATCAGCGCCCGCAAACGCGCTGCCAGCCGCCTGACCCTGCAGCACGCGGTGACTCAGGTGCTGGCGGGATCCGCCTCGCTGAGTGTCGCCGCGCCGATGATTTTGCGAGCGGTGTGCGAGACGATCGGGTGGCAGGTGGGCGAGTTCTGGCGCGTCGACCACAGCGCCGACCTGATTCGCCTCGATACGGTCTGGCACTCGCCGGGGCTGGCGGCGGCGGCCTTCGTGGCTTCGACGCAACAACTCGCCTTCCCGCCCGGCCGGGGATTGCCGGGCGAGGTGTGGGCCAGCGGCCAGGCGCTGTGGACGCGCGACCTCGCCGCGGCGCCGATATTCGTGCGCCAGGGAGGCGCTCGGGAACTCGGTCTCCGTGGTGCCTACGCGTTCCCTATCCGTACCGTGCAGGCGACTCTGGGGGTGATGGTGTTTTTCGGGCGGGACGCGCTGGAGCCTGCGGCGGATTGGTCCCAGACGCTCGATGCCATCGGGCGGCAGACGGGCGACTTCATCGAACGCAAACGCGCCGAAGCCGCGATGCGACGCAGCGAGGCCCGCTTCCGCAGCATTATCGCCAGTAACCCGGACGGCATCGTCGTCGTCGATCCGGACGGCATCGTGCGTTTCGTCAATCCGGCCGGCGCCCGATTGCTCGGCCGCGCCGAGAACGAACTGCTCGGGCAGCCGTTCGGTACTCCGCTGGTGAGCGGTGAAGCTACCGAGGTGGACATCGTGCGGCCGGACGGTCGTCCCGGCATCGCGGAAATGAGAGTCGTCGCCACGGAATGGGAGGGCGAGTCCGTCGGGTTCGCTTCGCTCCGCGACATCACCGACCGGCGGATTGCCGAACAGGCGTTGCGGGAGAGCGAAGCGCGCTTCAACGCGTTCATGAGCAACAGCCCGACGCCGGCGTGGATCAAGGACGCCGCGGGCCGCTACGTCTACATGAACCCTGCGCTCGAGGGATTCTTCGGCGTCGGTGCCGCCGAGTGCGTGGGTCGGACCGATTTCGACATCCTTCCTGCGTCCGTAGCCGGCGCCCTGCGCGGCAACGACGCCACGGTGCTGCGGGAGGACCGTACCATCGAGGTCGCCGAGTCGGTGCCGGGGGCCGATGGCGAAGAACACGATTTCGTCATGTTCAAGTTCCCGGTGACCGACGAGGGTGGCCGGCGTTACGTCGGTGGCATCGGACTCGACATCACTGCCCGCCGGCGCGCCGAAGCCGAGGTGCGCGACTTGCAAAAGGCGGCACAGCAGCGGGAAAGACTGGCCGATATCGGTGCCATCGCGGCGCAGATCGTGCACGACCTGGGCAACCCGCTGGCCGGGATTTCCATGCAGGCCCAACTGCTGGTGCGCCGCGCGGAACGGGACCCGTCGCAACCGCTCGAAGGCGTGCGTGCGTCGCTGGAGCGCATTCTCGGCGAGGTTCGGCGATTGGATGTCCTGATCAAGGAGTTCATGGAGTTCTCGCGCGAACAGCGACTCGACCTCCAGCCGGTCGACCTGATGCGCTTTCTTGAGGAGGTGCGCGACCTCTGGCGGCCGGTGGCGGCCGCCCGGGACATCAATCTTACCCTCGATGCCGACGATCGGCTGCCGCAGATAACCGCCGACGAGTACAAGCTCCGGCGCGTCTTCGACAACCTCGTCAAGAACGCCATCGAAGCCATCGACCGTGGCCCCGGTCGCGTCGGTATCCGCGTCGTCCACCTGGAACCCGATACCGTCCAGATCCTCGTCAGCGATACGGGACCCGGCATACCGGAAGCGGTGCAGGTGTTTCGGCTCTTCGAGACGACCAAAATGCACGGATCGGGGATCGGCCTGGCCGTCGCCAAACAGATCGTGCTGGCCCACCGTGGCAGCATAAGCTTCGGCCCGCAGCAACCGCGGGGCACAGTCTTTCGAGTCGAGCTCCCGGTGATCGGCCCGATGCCCTGA
- a CDS encoding histidine phosphatase family protein yields MTSSPEASAPGVRELILVRHGVTDWNEAGRLMGRRPIPMNDRGRVQARAAALALGARPVGAVVASPQLRTQETAAIVAEAHGLSVASDEALAEVWLGRWQDLSRAELRDDPDLAHYGRDPLHECDAIESATSVRSRILAFLDRLRAATGPHTVVAVSHGDPLRIMLAELLGMPLAAYRRLVVDPGSISIVRFGRRQPVQVRVINWLPEVPWRVPETSG; encoded by the coding sequence GTGACTTCGTCGCCGGAAGCTTCCGCCCCCGGGGTGCGCGAACTGATCCTCGTGCGTCACGGCGTCACCGACTGGAACGAAGCCGGCCGCCTCATGGGTCGCCGCCCCATTCCGATGAACGATCGCGGCCGGGTCCAGGCGCGCGCCGCCGCCCTCGCCCTCGGCGCCCGCCCGGTGGGAGCAGTGGTGGCGAGCCCGCAGTTGCGCACGCAGGAAACGGCGGCGATAGTCGCCGAAGCGCACGGGCTTTCCGTAGCCAGCGACGAAGCCCTCGCCGAAGTGTGGCTCGGGCGGTGGCAGGACCTCTCCCGCGCCGAACTCCGCGATGACCCCGACCTCGCGCATTACGGGCGCGATCCACTGCACGAGTGCGACGCCATCGAGTCGGCGACTTCAGTTCGCAGCCGGATTCTGGCTTTTCTCGATCGGCTCCGCGCGGCTACCGGCCCCCACACGGTGGTGGCGGTCTCGCACGGCGATCCCCTGCGCATAATGCTTGCCGAGTTGTTGGGCATGCCCCTGGCGGCGTACCGCCGCCTCGTCGTCGATCCCGGCTCGATCAGCATAGTGCGCTTCGGACGACGCCAGCCGGTGCAGGTCCGTGTCATCAACTGGCTGCCCGAAGTCCCATGGCGTGTTCCAGAGACGAGTGGCTAA
- a CDS encoding MMPL family transporter, translated as MFPQRWIEGYLAFLLRRRRPVSVAIGLVTVGFLLATTTLRFNTDFLDVYPRQHPYMRFFEQFRGMFGSANILTVILEVQAGNIYNPETLQKLERMTKFIINSRGVVPYQVRSIAHPAVVTVNAVQGGIEARPVFWPHLPLTQEDADRVRLAVYSSPAIRGVYVAQDDSAAVIYASLWERDLDYADLTQRIAELRRTEEDAGHRIQVTGLPWLYASVLLHARHLYWIFGLTAATLTFLLYAYFRTWTGIWVPIASAIMSTVWGLGLAALLGFAVDPLVLVIPIFLTARALSHSVQSMDRYHEEYERLGNREQAIVASYSHLFSPAMSSIVTDGLTLLVVALVPIPLVQKVAIFASFWIVSIFASVVTLHPIVLSWIQPPERRVLSAAGGFRQATAIMLAAAIIAVWASVHGWMGGLAAFVILSPCLAWYWLSYSERIYGLLIELTIAATKGSRRYAVVVGTVAAAVVLPIWGWKLEVGDMTPGQALLFEDHPYNVAYDKLNQKFLGATQLVVMADAGAPNRIKKEESLRAIAELGDHMSGAAGAAVTITLVDIVREISRLMHEGDPKWAVVPTDGSERNVFLFSQAAVSGRGDLFLDGTGQYSAVVTLFQEHDHDTIETAIEWAKQFRNDDGLKVQLAGGVFGVLAAVNEVVESSYWLALVAIFAVVAVCLWLTYGSFSAATVLLIPVVLSQLGAEALMVALSIDLNVNSLPVAAAGAGVGVDYGIYHFSRMIEAMPRTASFNAAVDHATATTGKAILFTASTMVAATVFWWFSGIKFQAEMGVLLALLMVFNTAGALLVVPAFVKTFHGRFRVSN; from the coding sequence ATGTTCCCACAGCGCTGGATCGAGGGGTATCTCGCCTTTCTGCTGCGGCGCCGAAGACCGGTGTCTGTAGCGATTGGGCTGGTTACGGTCGGGTTTCTCCTGGCAACTACGACCTTGCGGTTCAACACCGATTTCCTCGACGTCTATCCGCGTCAGCATCCGTACATGCGGTTCTTCGAGCAGTTCCGTGGCATGTTCGGCAGCGCGAACATCCTGACGGTTATCCTCGAGGTACAGGCGGGGAACATCTACAACCCGGAAACCCTGCAGAAACTCGAGCGGATGACGAAATTCATCATCAATAGCCGCGGCGTCGTGCCCTACCAGGTGCGCTCGATCGCTCACCCGGCGGTGGTCACGGTCAATGCGGTTCAGGGCGGGATCGAAGCGCGGCCTGTGTTCTGGCCTCACCTTCCCCTGACGCAGGAGGATGCCGACCGCGTCCGCCTGGCGGTATATTCGAGTCCCGCGATCCGCGGCGTCTATGTCGCGCAAGATGACTCTGCAGCGGTCATCTACGCCTCGCTCTGGGAGCGGGATCTGGATTACGCTGACCTGACCCAACGCATCGCCGAGCTGCGGCGAACCGAGGAAGACGCCGGTCATCGGATCCAGGTCACCGGTCTCCCATGGCTCTACGCATCCGTGCTGCTTCACGCCCGGCATCTGTACTGGATCTTCGGCCTCACTGCGGCGACGCTCACGTTCCTTCTCTACGCCTACTTCCGCACCTGGACGGGCATCTGGGTGCCGATCGCTTCGGCCATCATGTCGACCGTGTGGGGCCTCGGCCTGGCGGCGCTGCTCGGCTTCGCCGTCGATCCACTGGTTCTCGTGATCCCGATCTTCCTGACGGCCCGGGCTCTGAGTCACTCCGTGCAATCGATGGACCGGTACCACGAGGAGTACGAACGGCTCGGCAATCGCGAGCAGGCGATCGTCGCGTCGTATTCGCACCTGTTCTCGCCCGCGATGTCGTCGATCGTGACAGATGGACTGACGCTGCTCGTCGTCGCCCTGGTGCCGATCCCGCTGGTGCAGAAAGTGGCCATCTTCGCTTCCTTCTGGATCGTCTCCATATTCGCCAGCGTCGTCACCTTGCACCCTATCGTGCTGTCGTGGATCCAGCCGCCGGAGCGTCGAGTTCTATCGGCCGCGGGTGGGTTCCGGCAAGCGACTGCGATCATGTTGGCCGCAGCGATAATTGCGGTCTGGGCCTCCGTACATGGATGGATGGGCGGCCTCGCAGCCTTCGTTATCTTGTCGCCGTGTCTTGCGTGGTACTGGCTTTCGTACAGCGAGCGCATCTACGGGCTGCTGATCGAGCTGACCATCGCAGCGACAAAGGGATCTCGCCGCTACGCCGTTGTGGTCGGAACGGTTGCCGCGGCCGTTGTCCTGCCGATCTGGGGGTGGAAGCTCGAGGTTGGCGACATGACACCCGGACAGGCGCTCTTGTTCGAGGATCATCCTTACAACGTCGCCTACGACAAGCTGAACCAGAAGTTTCTGGGTGCCACGCAACTCGTGGTTATGGCGGATGCGGGGGCGCCGAACAGGATCAAGAAGGAAGAGAGCCTGCGAGCGATCGCGGAGCTCGGTGACCACATGAGCGGCGCCGCGGGAGCAGCGGTCACCATAACGCTTGTCGACATCGTGCGGGAGATATCGCGCCTGATGCACGAGGGCGATCCCAAGTGGGCGGTGGTACCTACCGACGGATCCGAGCGCAACGTGTTCTTGTTCTCACAAGCCGCGGTAAGCGGTCGCGGCGACCTGTTCCTCGATGGAACCGGACAATACTCCGCCGTCGTAACCCTCTTTCAGGAGCACGACCACGACACTATCGAGACCGCCATCGAGTGGGCGAAGCAGTTCCGCAACGACGACGGCCTGAAGGTGCAGCTCGCCGGCGGCGTGTTCGGGGTCCTCGCCGCCGTGAACGAGGTCGTCGAGTCGTCGTACTGGCTGGCGCTCGTGGCTATCTTCGCAGTGGTCGCCGTGTGCCTGTGGTTGACCTACGGATCTTTCTCCGCGGCAACGGTCCTGCTGATCCCGGTAGTCCTTTCGCAGCTCGGCGCCGAGGCACTCATGGTGGCGCTGTCGATCGACCTCAACGTGAACTCGCTTCCGGTGGCAGCGGCGGGCGCCGGGGTCGGGGTCGACTACGGCATTTACCACTTCAGCCGGATGATCGAGGCGATGCCGCGAACTGCCAGCTTCAACGCGGCCGTTGACCATGCCACGGCGACGACCGGCAAGGCCATTCTGTTTACTGCGAGCACCATGGTCGCCGCCACGGTCTTCTGGTGGTTCTCGGGCATCAAGTTTCAGGCGGAGATGGGAGTCCTTCTGGCCCTGCTGATGGTCTTCAACACTGCCGGGGCGCTGCTGGTCGTGCCGGCTTTCGTCAAGACGTTTCACGGGCGGTTCCGGGTGTCGAACTAG
- a CDS encoding transglycosylase domain-containing protein, which produces MLTTAPLALGVTAPPPLAWRALRRLARLTAGVMQLCAGLLAGGALVYEAETSALQARLFAAYAARLSYTTDPGPSPLIAFPRDGPFDEQRGYSRIPRFQARLEDAGFRIAAQARVSEELAQLVSWGVPPPYREPAVVGLRIRAAGGGPLYERARQTAVFDGFDDIPPLLVQSLLFIENRELLDPRHARTNPVIEWDRLAMAGLVYAGSKVGLPLGMQGGSTLATQLEKYRHSPRGRTDSLTEKLRQVSGATLKAYRDGEDTRHHRRQIVLDYFNTMPLAAVPGQGSLYGFGNGLRAWFGVDVEEVATALAQPDATVEKARAYKHALALLAAVRAPTTYLVRSREQLERRIGDYVPLLVEAGIIDLDLAGLTLVTPLTFVSAAPSLGTASYVERKALNGVRTRLLKLLDLPGLYDLDRLHLEVDATVDTALQAEVVTVFGQLADKQFIGARGLNARRLLQQSDPSKVTYSLLLYERTPLGNLLRVQADSLDQPFDVNEGLKLELGSTAKLRTLAHYLESVAELHRELQDAEPATLALLAARKNDPLTKWVAETMLARPGIGLEELLEEALERRYSASPGEVFFTGGGRHVFNNFDRRDNGKKFTVREALRRSSNLVFIRIMRDLVRYHEARLPYDSAAVLSQTDHPERKRMLEAIADADGQKVMAKAYRTYRDLPPEGLVGRLLGDKIRSARHLAILYFAWHRGGDAGGLAEWMARWGVAVPPAELHRLARAYGGPRLSLADFAYLLRRHPLEIWCAGQLLADPSVGSKELIERSAAERLAASSWLLATRQRRAQDTRLRIRIEEEAFQRMTPYWQRLGFPFARLVPSYATAIGSSADRPAALAELMGIIVNDGMRRPLLRLTGLQFARGTPYETVFEPDAAVGERVMEPTVAQVLRTALVGVVEAGTARRVAGAFVGPDGRPLVVGGKTGSGDNRVTTFTRGGGVRSSRAVSRTATFVFFIDDRYFGVLTALVPGKEAGHYGFTSALPLSVLRLTAPMLNQRLRQGPAEGGPLLQHAQNTAPIPDGVEAAMANPAGSALKNARF; this is translated from the coding sequence GTGTTGACCACGGCACCCCTGGCGCTGGGAGTCACCGCGCCGCCGCCGCTGGCGTGGCGGGCTCTCAGACGGCTGGCGCGCCTGACCGCCGGTGTAATGCAACTCTGCGCCGGCCTGCTTGCCGGCGGTGCTCTGGTCTACGAAGCCGAGACATCGGCGCTACAGGCGCGCCTGTTTGCCGCTTATGCGGCGCGCCTCTCCTATACCACCGACCCGGGTCCGAGTCCGCTGATCGCTTTTCCGCGCGACGGACCCTTCGACGAACAGCGGGGCTACTCCCGTATCCCACGGTTCCAGGCCCGCCTCGAGGATGCCGGTTTCCGGATCGCCGCGCAGGCCAGAGTTTCCGAAGAGCTTGCCCAGCTCGTCAGTTGGGGTGTGCCGCCGCCATACCGTGAGCCGGCCGTGGTCGGACTGCGCATCCGCGCCGCCGGCGGTGGGCCGCTGTACGAACGCGCCCGGCAGACTGCCGTGTTCGACGGCTTCGACGACATCCCGCCGCTGCTCGTCCAGAGCCTGCTGTTCATCGAGAATCGCGAACTGCTCGACCCGCGGCACGCCCGCACCAATCCCGTTATCGAGTGGGACAGACTGGCCATGGCCGGGCTCGTGTACGCGGGCAGCAAGGTCGGTCTCCCGCTCGGCATGCAGGGTGGCAGCACGCTGGCAACTCAACTCGAGAAATATCGTCACTCGCCGCGAGGGCGGACCGACTCGCTGACCGAGAAGCTGCGGCAGGTGAGCGGTGCGACGCTGAAGGCATACCGCGATGGGGAAGACACGCGCCACCATCGCCGCCAGATCGTCCTCGACTATTTCAACACCATGCCGCTGGCGGCGGTGCCCGGGCAGGGTTCGCTGTACGGATTCGGCAACGGTCTGCGCGCCTGGTTCGGCGTCGATGTCGAAGAGGTTGCGACCGCGCTGGCACAGCCCGACGCAACGGTCGAAAAGGCGCGGGCCTACAAGCACGCCCTGGCCCTGCTCGCGGCAGTACGGGCGCCGACGACGTACCTGGTCCGGTCTCGGGAACAACTCGAACGCCGCATCGGCGACTACGTGCCTTTGCTGGTCGAGGCGGGAATCATCGATCTCGACCTCGCCGGGCTGACCCTCGTGACGCCGTTGACGTTCGTATCCGCGGCGCCGTCTCTCGGCACGGCATCGTACGTGGAGCGCAAGGCCCTGAACGGCGTGCGTACCCGACTCCTCAAGTTGCTCGATCTGCCCGGACTATATGACCTCGACCGCCTGCATCTCGAGGTCGATGCCACGGTTGACACGGCATTGCAGGCGGAAGTCGTCACCGTCTTCGGGCAGCTTGCCGACAAGCAGTTCATCGGCGCGCGCGGACTCAACGCCAGGCGCCTCCTGCAACAGTCCGATCCCTCCAAGGTCACGTATAGTCTGCTGTTGTACGAAAGGACTCCGCTCGGCAACCTGCTCAGAGTTCAGGCCGACAGCCTCGACCAGCCCTTCGATGTGAACGAGGGCCTCAAGCTCGAACTCGGCAGCACGGCCAAGTTGCGCACGCTCGCTCACTACCTCGAGTCGGTGGCGGAGTTGCACCGCGAGTTGCAGGATGCCGAGCCGGCCACTCTGGCGTTGCTGGCCGCGCGGAAGAACGACCCTTTAACGAAGTGGGTGGCCGAGACGATGCTGGCGCGGCCGGGAATCGGGCTCGAGGAGTTGCTCGAGGAAGCGCTCGAACGGCGGTACTCCGCCAGTCCCGGCGAGGTGTTCTTCACCGGCGGGGGACGTCACGTGTTCAACAACTTCGACCGGCGCGACAACGGTAAGAAGTTCACCGTGCGCGAGGCGCTGCGGCGCTCGTCGAACCTCGTGTTCATCCGCATCATGCGCGACCTCGTGCGGTATCACGAAGCGCGGCTGCCGTACGACAGCGCCGCAGTGCTGTCCCAGACCGACCACCCGGAGCGGAAACGCATGCTGGAGGCCATCGCCGACGCCGATGGACAGAAGGTTATGGCGAAGGCGTACCGTACCTATCGGGACCTCCCCCCCGAGGGACTCGTCGGCCGGCTTCTGGGAGACAAGATCCGATCGGCGCGCCACCTCGCCATCCTCTATTTCGCCTGGCACAGGGGTGGCGATGCGGGCGGACTCGCGGAATGGATGGCACGGTGGGGTGTCGCGGTGCCGCCGGCGGAGCTGCACCGGCTGGCACGTGCCTACGGCGGCCCGCGACTCTCGCTGGCGGACTTCGCTTATCTGCTCCGCCGGCATCCGCTCGAGATCTGGTGCGCAGGGCAGTTGCTGGCCGATCCCTCGGTTGGTTCGAAGGAATTGATCGAGCGGAGTGCGGCCGAACGGCTCGCGGCCTCGTCCTGGCTGCTGGCGACACGGCAGCGGCGGGCGCAAGACACGCGCCTGCGAATCCGCATCGAGGAGGAAGCGTTCCAGCGCATGACGCCGTACTGGCAACGCCTCGGGTTCCCGTTCGCCCGGCTGGTGCCTTCCTACGCGACGGCGATCGGCAGTTCCGCCGATCGGCCGGCGGCGTTGGCCGAACTCATGGGGATCATCGTCAACGACGGCATGCGGCGTCCGTTGCTGCGGCTGACCGGACTGCAATTTGCGCGCGGAACGCCGTACGAGACCGTGTTCGAGCCGGACGCGGCGGTGGGCGAACGGGTCATGGAGCCGACCGTCGCGCAGGTCCTGCGGACGGCCCTCGTAGGTGTCGTCGAGGCGGGCACGGCGCGTCGGGTTGCGGGGGCGTTTGTTGGTCCGGACGGTCGTCCGCTGGTCGTGGGCGGGAAGACCGGTTCGGGCGACAACCGGGTTACGACCTTCACGCGCGGGGGCGGCGTGCGGTCGTCGCGGGCGGTGAGCCGGACGGCGACGTTTGTGTTCTTCATTGACGATCGGTACTTCGGCGTTCTCACGGCCCTGGTGCCGGGTAAAGAGGCCGGCCACTACGGGTTCACGAGCGCGCTGCCGCTGAGCGTACTGCGCCTGACGGCGCCGATGCTGAATCAACGCCTCAGACAAGGTCCGGCCGAGGGAGGACCATTGCTCCAGCATGCGCAGAACACCGCGCCGATCCCGGACGGTGTCGAGGCGGCAATGGCAAACCCGGCAGGATCCGCTCTGAAGAACGCCCGATTCTGA
- the hisC gene encoding histidinol-phosphate transaminase → MTFDWIRPAVAAMDPYVPGEQPQDRGYIKLNTNENPYPPSPRVVAAIRAAAGDDLRRYPDPVANALRDRAAAVYGCERDGLLVGNGSDELLNLIIRACVDSGDLVAYPFPTYSLYDTLVTIQGGRPVHLPYAADYVLPAGLAAAGGRVTFLCNPNSPSGTAAPMAAIRDLAAQIRGLLVVDEAYVDFADESALALTKSHDNVVVLRTFSKSFSLAGMRIGLAFGSPGLIREFAKVKDSYNVNRLSIVAATAALEDYAWMEANVARIRATRARLSAALADLGFLVLPSQANFVLARRPGTDQERTYRALKEHGILVRFFPVPELRDALRISVGTDEETDALLAALRRIM, encoded by the coding sequence ATGACGTTCGATTGGATTCGCCCCGCGGTAGCGGCAATGGACCCTTACGTACCCGGGGAACAGCCGCAGGACCGCGGTTACATCAAGCTGAACACGAACGAGAACCCCTACCCGCCTTCACCGCGTGTTGTCGCCGCGATCCGGGCGGCGGCCGGCGACGACCTGCGCCGCTATCCCGATCCGGTTGCCAATGCGCTGCGCGACCGTGCGGCGGCCGTGTACGGTTGCGAGCGCGACGGCCTTCTCGTCGGCAACGGCTCCGACGAACTGCTCAACTTGATTATTCGCGCCTGTGTCGATTCCGGCGACCTCGTGGCTTACCCGTTTCCGACCTACAGCCTGTACGACACTCTGGTAACGATTCAGGGCGGCCGGCCGGTCCACCTGCCCTACGCTGCCGACTACGTTCTGCCCGCCGGCCTGGCGGCCGCGGGCGGGCGGGTCACCTTCCTCTGTAACCCCAACTCGCCTTCCGGTACTGCCGCGCCGATGGCGGCGATCCGCGACCTGGCCGCACAGATACGGGGCCTGCTCGTCGTCGACGAAGCCTACGTCGACTTCGCGGACGAATCGGCGTTGGCGCTAACGAAGAGCCACGACAACGTCGTGGTGCTGCGTACCTTCTCGAAGTCCTTCTCTCTGGCCGGCATGCGCATCGGCCTGGCGTTCGGGTCGCCCGGTCTGATCCGCGAGTTCGCCAAGGTGAAGGACTCTTACAACGTCAACCGCCTCAGCATCGTTGCCGCCACGGCCGCGCTCGAGGACTACGCGTGGATGGAAGCCAACGTCGCCCGTATCCGGGCCACGCGGGCCCGCCTGAGTGCCGCGCTCGCAGACCTCGGCTTCCTGGTGCTGCCGAGTCAGGCCAACTTCGTCCTGGCGCGGCGGCCGGGAACCGACCAGGAGCGCACGTATCGCGCGCTCAAGGAGCACGGAATTCTTGTCCGCTTCTTTCCCGTACCCGAACTGCGCGACGCGCTGCGCATCAGCGTGGGCACAGACGAAGAAACCGATGCGCTGCTGGCGGCACTGCGGCGTATCATGTGA